The Paenibacillus dendritiformis region AGGAGAAGACCGGCGTCATGTGGGGAGATGTCGGACGGATTTATTATTGGATCAGAGAAGAGGATTTGGCGGCGCTGCGGTTTGACCGGGTTGTGTGTCAGATGCAATGTGGCTGATCATCGGACCTCCGACAGCATAAGGGGGCCGTATGATAGCGGGAAGAATACATAGGGCTGTATCGTGCGGCGCCAAAGGCAGCCATGCCGGCCGCCGCCGATCGGCGGAAGGGAAGAGAACATGCCTGTGGGGAATACGCTCGAAAAGCATTTTGACGATTATGCGGCTGAACAACAATACAGCGGCACGGTTCTTGTCGAACAGGAAGGCAGGCTTTTATTCGCCCAGGCTTACGGGCAAGCGAATGATGAGCACCAAGTAGCGAATCGCATCGATACGAAATTTTGCATTGCCTCAATTACGAAGCCGATGACGGCACTGGCCGTTCTCATGCTGATGGAGAGAGGAGCGCTAGAACTTCATCAGCGCGCGGCCAACTACTTGCCGGCAAGTCTGGCGATCGACTCAAATATTACGGTTCATCATCTTCTCACCCATACATCGGGTCTCCCTGATTTCGAAGCTCTTCCCAATTTTGGAGAATTGGGCAGGCAGGCCTTTTCGGATGAGGAAGTATTCGAGCTGGTTGCGCATTTGCCGCTGGAATTCACGCCTGGAAGCGGGTGGAAATATTCAAATACCGGATATAACCTGCTTGGAGCGATGATAGAGCATATCACGGGGAATTCCTATCGCGAATATATGAAGGAGCATATCTGGACACCGCTTGAGATGAACGATACGGACTGTTGCTGCAGCCGCTCCATCGTTCCGGGCTTGGCCCAGGGCTATACGCGGAGTAGGGAGGATGGGCCGGATCTAGCCAAAGCGCCTTTCTTCGAAATCTCCAATTTCAAAGCGTCAGGCAATGTGTACTCAACCGCGGCCGATTTGCTCCAATGGGATCGGTGCTTGCAGATGCGAACCGTTCCTCTCGTGGCGTCAGCCACGTTGGAGCTGATGTTCTCGCCCCATGCCGCAGTTGCCGCTGGCCGCTCTTACGGATACGGGTTGTCCCTGGATACATCCAGCCGCGGCCATGGCGGACATCTCCCGGGATACTGGAGCCAATACCGCTATTATCCGGAGAAGCAGGCAACCATCATCATGCTGAGCAATCATGATTTTATCGTGGAAGGCGATATCATAACCCGAACGGCGGAGCTGCTGTGACTAGGGAAGGGCGGGTAATTCAATTATACGTAGACAGCGCAGACGAACAAGGCTGCCGAGATCATCTCGACAGCCTTTAGCTTCCCGTCGCGGGAATAGCCTTTTTATGAAACGAGCTTTAATCCGGTAACGCCAATAATAATCAGACCTAAGCTGACAAGACGGGCCGCGCTTTTGGACTCTCCGAAAAAGATCATATTGATCAGCACGGCGCCTGCCGTTCCGATTCCAATCCAGACTGCATATGCGATGCTCAATTGCAAATAGCCGAAGGCCTGATACAGCAGCCCGAAGGAGAGGGCAAACCCGCCCGCGAATAATGCGCCATTGCGGATATTTTTTTCCTGGCTGAACAGCTTCAACCCCACAACCCCAACGATTTCACTTATAGCAGCTAAGGTAACAAACAACCAACCCATTATTGATGACTCCTTTCTTCCACTTTATTATCAGCCAGCTTCAAACCAATAACTCCGGCTACAAGCAGCCCGATAAAGAGCAATTTCAGTGCGCTCATATTTCCGTCAAACAAGAAGTAATCCATCAATACCGTCCCGATGGAACCGACTCCGGCAAAGATGGCATAGACGGTCCCGGTAGGCAGCCCTTCACAGGCTTTGGACAAGAAATAAAAATCAACGATAATAACACCTACGAGCAGAATCCACTGCCATGCCGCATCTGCTGTACTAAATCCAAAAACCCAGACCATCTCTAATAAACACGTGAGGATTACATAGATCCAATATTTATTCATCTCACACACTCCTTTATGAATGACATTCAGTCATTTTTGTAGAAAAGACGACATACTTTACGGACGCAAAGCATGCTCTAAAAATGTCAGTAACTCAGCTCTTTGATTGGCTTCATTTTGTGAGTCGTACGCATCATATAAAAAGACTTGCTCCGCAGCCGATTCAATCAGCCCAAGCACTAATTTGGCTGTACGAGCGGGATCCAGGTTTTCACGAACGAGGCGGCGCTGTTTGTTCGTCTCGAACAGAGAAGCGACCAAATCGTAAAGCGGAGTATAGATGTTTTCCCATTTGCTCATATTTTCTGTTGTGGACAGGCCTGCATAGACAAGAACGGATACGTCGCGAAATTGACCTGTTACCTGAAAGATGGCATCCACCAATTGATTTAGTTGTTCGGTTAACGGATCGTCAAGTGAAACCGTGGCTTCAATTTTCTTCATAAATTGCAACACAATTTGCTCCGCGATCACAGGCATAACAGACAATTTAGAGGGAAAATACAGATAAAACGTTCCCTGAGCAATCTCGGCCTTTTGGACAATGTCTGATATTTTAGCTTTTTCAATCCCTTTCTCTTTAAAAACTTCGATGGACGCTTGAACGATCTTCTCTCTTTTGTCCATATGCAGTACCTCCCGGCTGAAATGACTGAACGTCATTCATTGTAACAGAAGAATTTAAATCCGTCAATCATCCTTGGGAATTCAGGATTTCATCGCAATATCCTTACAATTGAAAATTAAAGCACATGATGGAGATTTTATCAATTCCTCTCCATTATATTGCTCCTGACATTGGTTATTTTCCAGGGAGAATGAAAAGAGTCCCGCGCAAATTCAAATTGGAAGGCCGCACCCTTTTCGGGTTGATTTTTGCGCCGCCACGACACGGAGTGAGTCACTTCCGCCGTCAGGCTATGGTCAATGTCTCGTTCGGTGTTCCGCGTGTTATGGTTCCGTTTCTTTTTGGTCGTTAGACGAAAAGTTGTTCCACTCTCCATCTCTTTCAAAAAGTAGTTTAAAACGTCCGAATCCAGCCCATTCGATACAATTTTGAGGAGATTATGATCCTGAACGGACAATGCTCCAATGAACATTTCCGAAAGCACAGCGGGCGACGCCGTATGGAGAAAAGTCTCGCGCTGTCCGGAAGCCGTATACACCATCAACTGATGAAATAAATCCGGCTCGGCGGAGCGATGGGTGCTGCTGCCTAAGAAATGAACGCAGAAGTGGCCTGAGAATCCATTGCCGGGAATCCCATCTCCGCCATGAGGCATTCCATTCATGGAAGCTGCAATTTTATAGTTATCAGACACCACTAAAATCGCTTTTCGTTTCCAGCTCCATTGGTTATCATAAATTTGCTTCATAATCTTGGTGTCCTCTTTGGTCAGCGGCTGCACGTCGGCATGTCTGCTTCCCGCTCGCCGTTG contains the following coding sequences:
- a CDS encoding TetR family transcriptional regulator gives rise to the protein MDKREKIVQASIEVFKEKGIEKAKISDIVQKAEIAQGTFYLYFPSKLSVMPVIAEQIVLQFMKKIEATVSLDDPLTEQLNQLVDAIFQVTGQFRDVSVLVYAGLSTTENMSKWENIYTPLYDLVASLFETNKQRRLVRENLDPARTAKLVLGLIESAAEQVFLYDAYDSQNEANQRAELLTFLEHALRP
- a CDS encoding DMT family transporter; this translates as MGWLFVTLAAISEIVGVVGLKLFSQEKNIRNGALFAGGFALSFGLLYQAFGYLQLSIAYAVWIGIGTAGAVLINMIFFGESKSAARLVSLGLIIIGVTGLKLVS
- a CDS encoding DMT family transporter, with product MNKYWIYVILTCLLEMVWVFGFSTADAAWQWILLVGVIIVDFYFLSKACEGLPTGTVYAIFAGVGSIGTVLMDYFLFDGNMSALKLLFIGLLVAGVIGLKLADNKVEERSHQ
- a CDS encoding serine hydrolase domain-containing protein translates to MGNTLEKHFDDYAAEQQYSGTVLVEQEGRLLFAQAYGQANDEHQVANRIDTKFCIASITKPMTALAVLMLMERGALELHQRAANYLPASLAIDSNITVHHLLTHTSGLPDFEALPNFGELGRQAFSDEEVFELVAHLPLEFTPGSGWKYSNTGYNLLGAMIEHITGNSYREYMKEHIWTPLEMNDTDCCCSRSIVPGLAQGYTRSREDGPDLAKAPFFEISNFKASGNVYSTAADLLQWDRCLQMRTVPLVASATLELMFSPHAAVAAGRSYGYGLSLDTSSRGHGGHLPGYWSQYRYYPEKQATIIMLSNHDFIVEGDIITRTAELL